One window of the Candidatus Cloacimonadota bacterium genome contains the following:
- the rpmE gene encoding 50S ribosomal protein L31: MKQGIHPKYEEVTVRCACGNEFQTRSTKGNLHVDICNVCHPFYTGKQKIIDTAGRVEKFNKKYNIKNEE, from the coding sequence ATGAAACAGGGAATACACCCCAAATATGAAGAAGTAACCGTACGCTGTGCCTGCGGTAACGAATTTCAAACCCGTTCCACCAAAGGCAACCTGCATGTGGATATCTGTAACGTTTGCCATCCTTTTTACACTGGAAAACAGAAGATTATCGACACTGCCGGTCGAGTTGAAAAATTCAACAAGAAATACAACATCAAAAACGAAGAATAG
- a CDS encoding DUF1385 domain-containing protein: MEVKKEISVGGQAVIEGVMMRGPESIATALRRQDGTIELFKEPFTSKAKKGSFLGVPIIRGFVSLIEMLNIGMKTLTLSANRAELDLKAEEEANGKKQKEKSKVALQVENIISYIFAFGLAFILFAWLPYRIADWIGLSKQNFYFNLFAGSIRIVFFVFYIWLISRLKDIHRLFQYHGAEHKNVNAYEKETGLEISAIQSNTTIHPRCGTSFMFFVLLVAILIFSVTDTLVSVFIIKGQVPMALRLGYHFLLIPLVSGVSYEILKFSGKNLKHPVVKILTVPGMALQRITTQQPDDLMVETALVAMKAALDMDLDGHQVKVMQS; the protein is encoded by the coding sequence ATGGAAGTTAAAAAAGAAATCAGTGTTGGTGGGCAAGCCGTAATTGAAGGTGTGATGATGCGTGGGCCGGAATCCATTGCCACTGCGCTGCGTCGCCAAGATGGCACAATTGAACTTTTCAAGGAGCCTTTCACCAGCAAAGCCAAAAAAGGCAGTTTTTTGGGTGTGCCCATCATCAGGGGCTTCGTATCTTTGATTGAGATGTTGAATATTGGCATGAAGACCCTCACGCTTTCAGCAAACAGAGCGGAATTGGATCTCAAAGCCGAGGAAGAAGCCAATGGAAAAAAGCAAAAAGAAAAGAGTAAAGTTGCCCTGCAAGTGGAAAATATCATCAGCTACATTTTTGCCTTTGGCCTGGCTTTTATACTTTTCGCCTGGCTACCCTACAGGATTGCAGATTGGATTGGTCTTTCAAAACAGAATTTCTATTTCAATCTATTCGCCGGCAGCATCCGCATCGTGTTTTTCGTTTTCTACATTTGGCTGATCAGTCGTCTCAAGGACATCCACAGGCTTTTCCAATATCATGGCGCGGAACATAAAAACGTGAACGCCTACGAAAAAGAGACCGGGCTGGAAATCTCTGCAATCCAGAGCAACACCACCATTCACCCGCGTTGTGGCACCAGCTTTATGTTTTTTGTTTTGTTGGTGGCAATCCTGATCTTTTCCGTGACAGACACCCTGGTTTCCGTGTTCATTATAAAAGGTCAGGTCCCGATGGCTCTGCGTTTGGGTTACCACTTTCTTCTGATTCCTCTGGTTTCAGGCGTCAGCTACGAAATCCTGAAATTCAGCGGCAAAAACCTGAAACATCCTGTGGTGAAGATTCTCACTGTACCCGGAATGGCTTTGCAGCGCATCACCACCCAGCAACCTGATGACCTCATGGTTGAAACCGCGTTGGTAGCGATGAAAGCCGCTCTGGACATGGATTTGGATGGACACCAAGTGAAGGTGATGCAAAGCTGA
- the prfA gene encoding peptide chain release factor 1, with translation MLPREKLEGLKQELAELQEKLSDSSILSDPRRYKELSRRNKELSQICAEWDLYQNLETQARDAEQIIKTENDPEMLELARAELVDLNSQMAASEEKLRDLLIPSDPNDGKNAIVEIRAGTGGEEAALFVAVLYRMYGYYSDQKGWKLQLLDLNETGLGGYKEIIFMLSGEDAFGMMRFESGVHRVQRIPVTESGGRIHTSAVSVAVLPEAEDIDVEINENELRIDVYRSTGHGGQSVNTTDSAVRITHVPTGIVVTCQDEKSQIKNKAKAMKVLRSRLLDAEISRQEQEIARSRKAQVSTGDRSAKIRTYNFPQSRVTDHRINLTSHNLDAFLAGNIDEFVQALRMAWRSEKVNE, from the coding sequence ATGTTACCCCGCGAAAAACTGGAGGGTTTGAAACAGGAATTGGCTGAGTTGCAGGAAAAGCTCTCGGATAGCAGCATATTGAGCGATCCACGCCGCTATAAAGAACTCTCTCGCAGAAACAAGGAACTTTCCCAAATCTGCGCAGAGTGGGATCTTTATCAAAATCTTGAAACACAAGCCCGGGACGCGGAGCAAATTATAAAAACGGAAAATGACCCCGAGATGCTTGAGCTTGCCCGAGCGGAACTGGTTGATCTCAATAGCCAAATGGCAGCAAGCGAAGAAAAACTGCGAGATTTGCTCATTCCCAGCGATCCAAATGATGGCAAAAATGCGATTGTGGAAATCCGCGCTGGGACCGGAGGCGAGGAAGCCGCGCTTTTTGTGGCTGTTCTCTACCGCATGTATGGCTATTATTCTGATCAAAAAGGCTGGAAACTCCAACTTTTGGATTTGAACGAAACCGGTTTGGGCGGCTACAAAGAAATAATCTTCATGCTCAGCGGTGAAGATGCCTTTGGCATGATGCGTTTTGAAAGTGGCGTACACCGCGTTCAACGCATCCCAGTCACCGAATCCGGAGGTCGCATCCATACCTCCGCTGTCAGTGTGGCTGTGCTTCCTGAGGCTGAAGATATCGATGTGGAAATCAACGAAAACGAACTCCGCATCGATGTTTACCGCAGTACCGGCCACGGTGGCCAAAGTGTGAACACAACTGACTCCGCGGTCCGCATCACGCATGTCCCCACCGGAATAGTGGTCACCTGTCAAGACGAAAAATCTCAGATTAAAAACAAGGCCAAGGCAATGAAAGTCCTGCGTTCCAGGCTCCTGGACGCGGAAATCAGTCGCCAGGAACAGGAAATCGCCCGTTCTCGAAAAGCCCAAGTCAGCACCGGAGATCGTTCCGCCAAGATACGTACCTACAATTTTCCCCAATCCAGAGTCACAGACCACAGAATAAACTTGACAAGCCACAACCTCGATGCTTTTCTGGCAGGAAACATCGACGAGTTTGTCCAAGCTCTGCGAATGGCTTGGCGCAGCGAAAAGGTTAACGAATAA